The following coding sequences are from one Halobacteriovorax sp. JY17 window:
- a CDS encoding NYN domain-containing protein: MNNEVQISQSVAILVDGNNIERSIHSESSKQSTMLNFDTLIPRLLVNRGLNRLIYFREGKNISSKLAERLHDKYHGSVRPCHKSADIPLSIKATQLAQKVDTIIIMSGDSDYIELVSHLKSEGVRVEIAAIESTTHHLLIEEADYFHPITSEDWFTLKSPNKRSNKPTVKKSTKKKATVKNS; encoded by the coding sequence ATGAACAATGAAGTTCAAATTAGTCAATCTGTTGCCATTCTAGTTGATGGTAACAACATTGAAAGAAGTATTCATTCCGAATCTTCAAAACAATCAACAATGCTAAATTTTGATACTCTAATACCTAGACTCTTAGTTAACAGAGGGCTTAATAGACTTATCTATTTTAGAGAGGGAAAGAATATTTCTTCAAAGCTGGCCGAAAGACTCCATGATAAATACCATGGTTCTGTTAGACCATGCCATAAGAGTGCAGATATTCCACTTTCGATTAAAGCAACGCAATTAGCACAGAAAGTTGATACCATTATAATCATGTCTGGAGACTCTGATTATATAGAACTAGTAAGTCACTTAAAATCTGAAGGTGTTAGAGTTGAAATTGCGGCCATTGAGTCAACGACCCATCACCTACTTATTGAAGAGGCGGATTATTTTCACCCAATTACAAGTGAAGATTGGTTTACGTTAAAGTCTCCTAATAAGAGATCAAATAAGCCGACCGTAAAGAAATCG